TCAAAACAAGGGGAATTAATGAACTTTTGTAAACGATTTCCCAGAAATCTCGCCTTTCCCATTTTGGATGCACCCTAAACTGGATAAACTACAAGGAGAATTCTGAAAGACCGCAAATCAAACCTCCATCGATATGAGCGTAGTTAGCCAAGTCATCCTTAAAGCCGACGACGAACTCCGGTATCTCACCAGCGGTGAACTCAAAGGCGTAGCAGATTTTTTTAAAACTGGTGAGCAGCGGACTCGCATCGCTGAAATCCTCGCTGAAAACGAAAAAAAGATTGTAGACGAAGCTTCTAAAAACCTCTGGAAGATTCATCCGGACTACATCTCCCCTGGTGGTAATGCCTACGGCAGCCGGGAGCGGGCGCAATGCATCCGCGACTATGGCTGGTACCTACGGCTAGTTACCTACGGGGTTCTGGCAGGCAATCAAGAGCCGATCGAATCGATCGGGTTGGTGGGAGCACGGGAAATGTACAACTCCCTCGGTGTTCCAGTTCCAGGTATGGCGGATGCTATCAAGTGTCTCAAGTCAGCGGCTTTGGACTTACTCAGTGATGCTGACGCAGCAGCAACTGCTCCCTACTTCGACATCATCATTCAAGCTATGTCCTAATTCAGGCTATATCCTAGTTCAACCCTGTCCTAGGTTTGGAATTCAAAGGTTTTTGCCTTAGGGATTTTAGACTTAGGAGGTTTTGCCTTAGGGACTTCGAACCTAGGGATGTTTAACCTAGAGATGTTGAACCTAATACCAAATTGATTTATCAATGCTACAGATCCGATCCCCCCTAGCCCCCCTTAAAAAGGGGGGAATTTAGTCAAATTCTTTCAAAGTCCTCCTTTTTAAGGGGGATTTAGGGGGATCGTCATGGGTTGCAATCACAGGTTGATTTGGTATAAGGATTTAGGCTGGTTTTCTGAGTTCAGTTGCTGAGTGCAGCCAAGTTTTGAGTCCTGATTTTTCTGGAAATTTTCCATCAGGTCGCTCATTGGGGTTATCGAAAAACATTGTGATTGAGGGAACGGCTTCTGTCGTTCCTTTTTTGTTGAGTGGGCTGAGGGTGTGGGTTGATGTCGCGTTTGATTGGACGAAAACCTATCGCTTGGACGAAAACCTATCGCGGCGAAAAGATTCATACATCCTCTACCCTGGCGGAACCGAACATCGCTAGACTAGAGTTATGGAATCTTGAATGATCCAACCTGATCTGTCTGGATAATTTAACCTTTAAGATCTTTTTAGGGTGCAGTCCCTCAAAAATAGGTTATGACAGTAAGGTTTGTTTCTACGAATCTTTGCCAGAGTTTCATTCATGAGCGCTGAGTTTTGCGATCGTAGCTATTCCCATTGTCCGATTTGCCACGGGTCTGCCATCGTTTGTGAAGGATTGGCGATCGGCGGATTGAAAGTGTGTCCCCACTGTGGTTCGCGGCTAGTGGCCAGTGGGACGGGCCATTATGTTCGGGATCCGTTTCGTTGGCAGCTTCCATCGGTCAAAATTCTACGGCTCCAGAGTCATCCGATTTCTCGCCTCGTCCGAGATTCTGGCTTCAAGACCCCCTCTTCGATCGTTGCTTTAATTGCGAGTTTGTTTTTACTAGGCATCACGACCGCCTATTCAGGAAACATCAGTAAATTGTTTGTCAGCTTTCCGATCGAACAGAAAACAGGAGTCCAGTCCGGGCAATAAATGCTGGGCTTGGTGTAAGGGGCTTCTGAGCTGGCTCGGCTCCGATGGCTTGACTGTTCACCCGCTGGGTTTGCCTTTCATCAGCGATCGATTTTCCTGGAAAATTCAGGGGAGTGGTTCGAGAAATCTTTTCCAGAGACTGTTGAACCAATCAGCAGTCTTTAAATTTTTATAAAGCTTTTTATAAAGCTACTTGATTAGATGGCGAGGCTAGAAACAGCAATTCTAGTAGCAGAAATGTGAGATGGCATGACACGGTTTCTCATGCTGCCAGCGCTGGAGAATTAGGTTCTGGAGAATTAGGTGCCCAAGAATTAGGCGCTGAAGAATTGAATCTGTCTCGGAGCTCGAACCCTGGTAATGCATCGATCTGCAATAGATTTTTCAATCGGTTCTAAATTGATGAACACCAAGGATAGAGTGCCATTGAGCAGTAATTAACGGCATTACAGTGGAGAGTAGTTGACTCAATGTTTAACTTTTGTAAAAATTATTGGAGTGAATACTCTCATTTTTGTTAAAAAAAATTAATGATAGTCACAGAGTTTATATCAAATTGTGTCAGTTGCTGCCTGAAACGCAGTTCTGGTCTGGTTTTCTGGTAAAAACCATTTGTTATAGATGAAAATTGTAAATTGCAAACTTCCTACTCGGTTTCAAACATTTGTTTGCACTGGCTTGTTAGAAGTTTTGT
The Alkalinema sp. FACHB-956 DNA segment above includes these coding regions:
- the apcD gene encoding allophycocyanin subunit alpha-B, which produces MSVVSQVILKADDELRYLTSGELKGVADFFKTGEQRTRIAEILAENEKKIVDEASKNLWKIHPDYISPGGNAYGSRERAQCIRDYGWYLRLVTYGVLAGNQEPIESIGLVGAREMYNSLGVPVPGMADAIKCLKSAALDLLSDADAAATAPYFDIIIQAMS